A window of Brachybacterium fresconis contains these coding sequences:
- the fdxA gene encoding ferredoxin — translation MTYVIAQPCVDVKDRACIDECPVDCIYEGNRMLYIQPDECVDCGACEPVCPVEAIYYEDDTPDQWAEYYTANVDFFDDLGSPGGAAKMGVIDKDHPIIEALPIQPNPLA, via the coding sequence GTGACCTATGTGATCGCGCAGCCCTGCGTGGACGTCAAGGACCGCGCCTGCATCGATGAGTGCCCCGTGGACTGCATCTACGAGGGAAACCGGATGCTCTACATCCAGCCCGACGAATGCGTGGACTGCGGAGCCTGCGAGCCGGTCTGCCCCGTCGAGGCCATCTACTACGAGGACGACACCCCGGACCAGTGGGCCGAGTACTACACGGCCAACGTCGATTTCTTCGACGATCTGGGCTCGCCGGGCGGCGCCGCGAAGATGGGCGTGATCGACAAGGACCACCCGATCATCGAGGCCCTGCCGATCCAGCCCAACCCGCTGGCGTGA
- the soxR gene encoding redox-sensitive transcriptional activator SoxR → MSVPHEPEELLTIGEMRRRTGVAASALRYYEELQLIAAVRTGGNQRRYARHMLRRVSLISVAKRLGVPLADVQLAFADVPMDTTPSHADWQRASRRWKAQLQERRRGLERLEAELTGCIGCGCLSLKACALLNPDDALAATGAGPRRLADLREDEGRQDEDRDDEV, encoded by the coding sequence GTGAGCGTGCCGCATGAGCCCGAGGAGCTGCTGACGATCGGCGAGATGCGCCGACGCACCGGCGTGGCCGCCTCCGCGCTGCGCTATTACGAGGAGCTCCAGCTCATCGCCGCGGTGCGCACCGGCGGCAATCAGCGGCGCTACGCCCGCCACATGCTGCGCCGGGTCTCGCTGATCTCCGTCGCGAAACGTCTGGGTGTGCCGCTGGCCGACGTGCAGCTCGCCTTCGCCGACGTGCCGATGGACACCACTCCCTCGCATGCGGACTGGCAGCGCGCCTCCCGTCGCTGGAAGGCGCAGCTGCAGGAGAGGCGGCGCGGGCTCGAGCGGCTCGAGGCCGAGCTCACCGGCTGCATCGGCTGCGGCTGCCTGTCGCTGAAGGCCTGCGCGCTGCTGAACCCGGACGACGCCCTCGCGGCGACCGGGGCCGGTCCGCGCCGGCTCGCGGACCTTCGCGAGGACGAGGGTCGCCAGGACGAGGACCGGGATGACGAGGTGTGA
- a CDS encoding superoxide dismutase, which translates to MADYTLPDLDYDYGALAPSISGKIMELHHDKHHATYVKGANTALEKLAAARESEDFGAINQFSKDLAFNLGGHTNHSIFWKNLSPEGGDKPTGELAAAIDEFFGSFDAFRAHFTAAALGIQGSGWAILAYEPIGGNLVIEQFYDQQNGVPVATIPLFQLDMWEHAFYLDYQNVKADYVKAIWNIVNWADVQKRFESARKVGASLVAPTA; encoded by the coding sequence ATGGCGGACTACACGCTTCCGGATCTCGATTACGACTACGGGGCGCTGGCTCCCTCGATCTCGGGGAAGATCATGGAGCTGCATCACGACAAGCACCATGCGACCTATGTCAAGGGTGCGAACACGGCGCTGGAGAAGCTGGCGGCGGCTCGGGAGTCCGAGGATTTCGGGGCGATCAACCAGTTCTCGAAGGATCTGGCGTTCAACCTCGGGGGGCACACGAACCACTCGATCTTCTGGAAGAACCTCTCCCCGGAAGGTGGGGACAAGCCCACCGGTGAGCTGGCGGCGGCGATCGATGAGTTCTTCGGGTCCTTCGATGCCTTCCGCGCCCACTTCACGGCGGCGGCGCTGGGGATCCAGGGGTCGGGCTGGGCGATCCTGGCCTATGAGCCGATCGGCGGGAACCTGGTGATCGAGCAGTTCTACGATCAGCAGAACGGTGTGCCGGTGGCGACGATCCCGCTGTTCCAGCTGGACATGTGGGAGCACGCCTTCTACCTGGATTACCAGAACGTGAAGGCGGATTACGTCAAGGCGATCTGGAACATCGTGAACTGGGCCGACGTCCAGAAGCGGTTCGAGAGCGCCCGGAAGGTCGGTGCCTCGCTGGTGGCCCCCACCGCCTGA
- a CDS encoding SRPBCC family protein, with protein MAYELESSLLVPASPMTVYRLVSDVTRTGEWSEQTYLVQWDGDDRGEGATFTGHNRTPDREWSTISTVVTALPGEEFAWSVGDAGVTWGYRMRPSPEGTMLTEFTRFGPRAEVVFSQRFGEDAARQIEIRRQAAVGGMPVTLSRISELLASQRCPAGRPRITP; from the coding sequence ATGGCCTACGAGCTCGAATCCTCCCTCCTCGTCCCCGCCTCGCCGATGACCGTGTACCGCCTGGTCAGCGATGTCACGCGAACAGGGGAGTGGAGCGAGCAGACCTATCTGGTGCAGTGGGACGGCGACGACCGCGGCGAGGGCGCGACCTTCACCGGTCACAACAGGACGCCGGACCGTGAATGGTCCACGATCTCGACCGTCGTGACCGCACTGCCGGGCGAGGAGTTCGCCTGGTCCGTCGGGGACGCGGGCGTGACCTGGGGGTACCGGATGCGCCCATCCCCGGAGGGGACGATGCTGACCGAGTTCACGCGGTTCGGGCCCCGAGCGGAGGTCGTCTTCTCACAGAGGTTCGGCGAGGACGCCGCGAGGCAGATCGAGATCAGACGTCAGGCAGCCGTCGGAGGTATGCCGGTGACCCTGTCGCGGATCAGCGAGCTGCTGGCGTCCCAGCGCTGTCCAGCGGGTCGGCCCCGGATCACCCCTTGA
- a CDS encoding carbohydrate ABC transporter permease: MSAETTIRPDARPRHRFPWAVLIRYALILFGVVVVMIPVYVLVITSFKGIGDASPTRAWFLPQDWTTENWVTAWEALAPSIWRSVQMVVPATIISAVLGCMNGFVLSRWRFPGADIVFTLILFGMFLPYQAVMIPLMEMLLTVGVPNGIPSLILLHVVFGIPITTLIFRNYFESVPHELIESAKIDGAGMFRTFVSVALPLAIPGFVVVLIWQFTNAWNDFLFAVFFSSPANGPVTLALNNLANGALLTNYGISMAGAVLASLPTLIVYIILSKYFLAGLMQGSVKG; encoded by the coding sequence ATGAGCGCCGAGACCACGATCCGCCCCGACGCCCGTCCTCGGCACCGCTTCCCCTGGGCGGTCCTCATCCGGTACGCGCTGATCCTGTTCGGCGTGGTGGTGGTGATGATCCCCGTCTATGTCCTGGTGATCACCAGTTTCAAGGGCATCGGCGACGCCTCCCCGACGCGCGCCTGGTTCCTGCCCCAGGACTGGACCACCGAGAACTGGGTGACGGCCTGGGAGGCGCTGGCCCCGTCGATCTGGCGCAGCGTGCAGATGGTGGTCCCGGCGACGATCATCTCCGCGGTACTCGGGTGCATGAACGGATTCGTGCTGTCCCGGTGGCGGTTCCCCGGGGCCGACATCGTCTTCACGCTGATCCTGTTCGGCATGTTCCTGCCGTACCAGGCGGTGATGATCCCGCTGATGGAGATGCTGCTGACCGTCGGCGTCCCGAACGGCATCCCGTCGCTGATCCTGCTGCACGTGGTGTTCGGGATCCCGATCACGACGCTGATCTTCCGCAACTACTTCGAGTCGGTCCCCCACGAGCTGATCGAGTCGGCGAAGATCGACGGCGCCGGGATGTTCCGCACCTTCGTCAGCGTCGCGCTGCCGCTGGCGATCCCCGGCTTCGTCGTGGTGCTGATCTGGCAGTTCACCAATGCGTGGAACGACTTCCTGTTCGCCGTGTTCTTCTCGTCCCCGGCCAACGGACCGGTCACCCTGGCCCTGAACAACCTCGCCAACGGCGCCCTGTTGACGAACTACGGCATCTCGATGGCGGGCGCCGTGCTCGCCTCCCTGCCGACGCTGATCGTCTACATCATCCTCAGCAAGTACTTCCTCGCCGGATTGATGCAGGGGTCGGTCAAGGGGTGA
- a CDS encoding carbohydrate ABC transporter permease — MILPSVILIGIFVYGLLGVNFWTSMTDNHSAAQAADQEPIAFVGLTNYIDLLLTEQFRHSLANLVLFTLAFLIGAMVTGFVWAWLLERPIKGGRTFQTIYLFPMAVSFVASGVVWRWLLNSSQGEGASGLNRLFQLIGLDLLQNPWWNNVTFGILAIALPAIWQLSGYVMALFLAGFRGVPEELREAARMDGATEWQIYRRVIFPQLTPVVMSAIVIIAHMSLKSFDLIMSISGASNYQTKVPAIDMFVFKSGFDYANAAAVGAFLLIIIAFLIVPYLIHQHRERTR; from the coding sequence ATGATCCTGCCGTCGGTCATCCTGATCGGCATCTTCGTCTACGGGCTGCTGGGGGTGAACTTCTGGACGTCGATGACGGACAACCACTCCGCCGCGCAGGCCGCCGACCAGGAGCCGATCGCCTTCGTCGGCCTGACGAACTACATCGACCTCCTGCTGACGGAGCAGTTCCGTCATTCCCTGGCGAATCTGGTGCTGTTCACCCTCGCGTTCCTGATCGGCGCCATGGTCACCGGCTTCGTGTGGGCCTGGCTGCTGGAACGGCCGATCAAGGGCGGCCGCACCTTCCAGACGATCTACCTGTTCCCGATGGCCGTCAGCTTCGTCGCTTCGGGCGTCGTGTGGCGCTGGCTGCTGAACTCCAGCCAGGGCGAGGGAGCGAGCGGCCTGAACCGGCTGTTCCAGCTGATCGGGCTGGATCTCCTGCAGAATCCCTGGTGGAACAACGTCACCTTCGGCATCCTCGCGATCGCTCTGCCCGCCATCTGGCAGCTCTCCGGATATGTGATGGCGCTGTTCCTGGCCGGGTTCCGTGGCGTCCCCGAGGAGCTGCGTGAGGCCGCACGCATGGACGGCGCCACCGAATGGCAGATCTATCGGCGGGTCATCTTCCCCCAGCTCACACCAGTGGTGATGAGCGCGATCGTGATCATCGCCCACATGTCGCTGAAGTCCTTCGACCTGATCATGTCGATCTCCGGCGCATCGAACTACCAGACCAAGGTTCCCGCGATCGACATGTTCGTGTTCAAGTCGGGCTTCGACTACGCGAACGCCGCGGCGGTCGGTGCGTTCCTGCTGATCATCATCGCCTTCCTGATCGTTCCGTACCTCATCCATCAGCACCGGGAGCGCACCCGATGA
- a CDS encoding ABC transporter substrate-binding protein produces MRRRYFLTLAGSGIAAAGLAACGSDSGSGGGDGSAGGEVEVFTWWAQGSEKAGLDALVAQFKKDYPDYTFVNGSVAGGAGSAAKDMLQSRLQAGDPPDTFQAHAGEELSDYIAAAQIEDVSDLYEEYGLTDVFPEDLLALLTVEDKIYSVPSNIHRSNVVWTNIALLEAAGIDPTAVPADVDAFIADVQKAADSGVTGLSIGTTWTQVNLLEAILMADLGSEAYNGLWTGDTDWTTPEITTALEQFKTLISLTNGDRDGLDWTDATQMQIDGTAAYNVMGDWAVASFQQADWTGGEDFGFYPLSGGEAIFGFLADSFTLPVGAPNPDGAKAWLDTISSKEGQLGFSLAKGSIPARTDVETDEFPDYQQTAIESYGQDTICPSLAHGAATPVRWLNDISDATSQFTTGASDVAGYQEQLASIAEKNLSA; encoded by the coding sequence ATGCGACGCAGATATTTCCTCACTCTCGCAGGCAGCGGTATCGCCGCGGCCGGTCTGGCGGCATGCGGCAGCGATTCCGGATCAGGTGGTGGCGACGGTTCGGCCGGCGGTGAGGTCGAGGTCTTCACCTGGTGGGCCCAGGGATCGGAGAAGGCCGGTCTGGACGCGCTCGTCGCGCAGTTCAAGAAGGACTACCCGGACTACACGTTCGTCAACGGATCGGTCGCCGGCGGGGCGGGCAGTGCGGCGAAGGACATGCTGCAATCCCGCCTGCAGGCGGGGGATCCGCCGGACACCTTCCAGGCGCACGCGGGCGAGGAGCTCTCCGACTACATCGCCGCCGCGCAGATCGAGGACGTCTCCGACCTGTACGAGGAGTACGGCCTCACCGACGTCTTCCCCGAGGACCTGCTGGCGCTGCTCACGGTCGAGGACAAGATCTACTCCGTCCCCTCGAACATCCACCGATCCAATGTCGTCTGGACCAACATCGCTCTGCTGGAGGCCGCCGGCATCGACCCGACCGCGGTTCCGGCCGACGTCGACGCCTTCATCGCCGATGTCCAGAAGGCGGCGGACTCCGGTGTCACCGGACTCTCGATCGGCACCACCTGGACCCAGGTCAACCTGCTCGAGGCGATCCTCATGGCCGATCTCGGATCCGAGGCGTACAACGGGCTGTGGACCGGCGACACCGACTGGACGACGCCCGAGATCACCACCGCACTGGAGCAGTTCAAGACCCTCATCTCGCTGACCAACGGTGACCGGGACGGCCTGGACTGGACCGATGCCACCCAGATGCAGATCGACGGCACCGCCGCCTACAACGTGATGGGCGATTGGGCCGTGGCGTCCTTCCAGCAGGCCGACTGGACCGGTGGAGAGGACTTCGGGTTCTACCCGCTCAGCGGTGGCGAGGCGATCTTCGGGTTCCTGGCGGATTCGTTCACGCTGCCGGTCGGCGCTCCGAACCCCGACGGGGCGAAGGCCTGGCTGGACACGATCAGCTCGAAGGAGGGCCAGCTCGGCTTCTCGCTGGCGAAGGGGTCGATCCCGGCCCGCACCGACGTCGAGACCGACGAGTTCCCCGATTACCAGCAGACGGCGATCGAGTCCTACGGCCAGGACACGATCTGCCCCTCGCTCGCCCACGGCGCGGCGACTCCGGTGCGATGGCTGAACGACATCTCCGATGCGACCAGCCAGTTCACCACGGGTGCCAGTGACGTCGCCGGGTATCAGGAGCAGCTGGCCTCGATCGCGGAGAAGAACCTCTCCGCCTGA
- a CDS encoding flavodoxin domain-containing protein produces MTVLVAYATHSGATRTVAETLEETLRQEGLSPVLADIAEDPDPGGHEAAIIGSAVRVESFEKSFVRWVNRYSARLDELPLALFSCSGSAADPARGGRQKATDTFLESTGIEPVAVKNFPGWVLMDRIPVHEQLLLKTMRTPTGDFRDLPAVAAWAREIAPLLRR; encoded by the coding sequence ATGACCGTGCTCGTCGCCTACGCGACCCACTCCGGCGCCACCCGCACCGTGGCCGAGACCCTCGAAGAGACCCTGCGCCAGGAAGGGCTGAGTCCCGTGCTCGCCGATATCGCCGAGGACCCGGATCCGGGTGGCCACGAGGCGGCGATCATCGGGTCCGCCGTGCGCGTCGAGTCGTTCGAGAAATCGTTCGTGCGCTGGGTCAACAGGTACAGTGCGCGACTCGACGAGCTGCCTCTGGCGCTGTTCTCCTGCTCCGGCTCGGCCGCCGATCCCGCCCGGGGCGGCCGACAGAAGGCGACCGACACCTTTCTCGAGAGCACCGGCATCGAGCCCGTCGCGGTGAAGAACTTCCCCGGCTGGGTGCTCATGGACCGGATCCCGGTCCATGAGCAGCTGCTGCTGAAGACGATGCGCACTCCCACCGGCGACTTCCGGGACCTGCCGGCGGTCGCGGCCTGGGCCCGGGAGATCGCGCCGCTGCTGCGTCGCTGA
- the pdxT gene encoding pyridoxal 5'-phosphate synthase glutaminase subunit PdxT, which yields MGSHLRIGILALQGGVREHARMLEGLEAEVVLVRRPEDLATIDGLVLPGGESSVIDRLTRTFGLREPLRAAIVNGLPVYGTCAGMILLADRVDDAIAGQQTLGGLDVTVRRNAFGRQNESFETDLAVPALGSRPVAATFIRAPEVTEVGPTVEVLAGLDDGRIVAVEQGNLLATSFHPEVSGEDRFHRRLLERAVGR from the coding sequence ATGGGCTCGCACTTGCGGATCGGGATCCTCGCCCTCCAGGGCGGCGTGCGGGAGCATGCGCGGATGCTCGAGGGTCTCGAGGCCGAGGTCGTGCTGGTACGGCGCCCCGAGGACCTGGCGACGATCGATGGCCTGGTGCTGCCCGGGGGCGAATCCAGCGTGATCGATCGACTGACCAGGACGTTCGGTCTCCGCGAACCGTTGCGTGCGGCGATCGTGAATGGTCTGCCGGTGTATGGGACCTGCGCCGGGATGATCCTGCTGGCGGATCGAGTGGACGACGCGATCGCGGGTCAGCAGACGCTCGGGGGCCTCGACGTGACCGTCCGACGCAATGCCTTCGGCCGCCAGAACGAGTCCTTCGAGACGGACCTCGCGGTGCCCGCGCTCGGATCGCGCCCCGTCGCGGCGACCTTCATCCGCGCCCCGGAGGTGACCGAGGTCGGGCCGACGGTGGAGGTGCTCGCCGGCCTCGACGACGGCCGGATCGTCGCCGTCGAGCAGGGGAACCTGCTGGCCACGTCCTTCCATCCGGAGGTCTCCGGGGAGGATCGCTTCCACCGTCGGCTGCTGGAGCGCGCCGTCGGCCGCTGA
- the pdxS gene encoding pyridoxal 5'-phosphate synthase lyase subunit PdxS has product MSTSTTGTGTVKRGLAEMLKGGVIMDVVTAEQARIAEDAGAVAVMALERVPADIRSQGGVARMSDPDLIDAITAEVSIPVMAKARIGHFVEAQVLQQLGVDYVDESEVLSPADYVNHIDKHAFTVPFVCGATNLGEALRRITEGAAMIRSKGEAGTGDVSEATKHIRTITAEIRALAAKSEDELYVAAKELQAPYSLVKEIAETGSLPVVLFTAGGVATPSDAAMMMQLGADGVFVGSGIFKSGNPAERAAAIVRATTFHDDPSVIAGVSRGLGEAMVGINVADVAAPHRLSERGW; this is encoded by the coding sequence ATGAGCACATCCACCACCGGAACCGGCACGGTCAAGCGCGGCCTCGCGGAGATGCTGAAGGGCGGCGTCATCATGGACGTCGTCACCGCCGAGCAGGCACGGATCGCCGAGGACGCGGGCGCGGTCGCCGTCATGGCGCTGGAGCGCGTCCCCGCGGACATCCGCTCCCAGGGCGGTGTGGCCCGCATGAGCGATCCCGACCTCATCGACGCGATCACGGCCGAGGTGTCGATCCCGGTCATGGCCAAGGCCCGGATCGGCCACTTCGTCGAGGCGCAGGTGCTGCAGCAGCTCGGCGTGGACTACGTCGACGAATCCGAGGTGCTCTCCCCCGCCGACTACGTGAACCACATCGACAAGCACGCCTTCACCGTGCCCTTCGTCTGCGGCGCGACGAATCTCGGCGAGGCCCTGCGTCGGATCACCGAGGGCGCCGCGATGATCCGCTCCAAGGGTGAAGCCGGCACCGGCGACGTCTCCGAGGCCACCAAGCACATCCGCACCATCACGGCGGAGATCCGGGCTCTGGCGGCCAAGAGCGAGGACGAGCTCTATGTCGCGGCCAAGGAGCTGCAGGCGCCGTACTCCCTGGTCAAGGAGATCGCCGAGACCGGTTCGCTGCCGGTGGTGCTGTTCACCGCGGGCGGGGTGGCCACACCGTCGGACGCCGCCATGATGATGCAGCTGGGGGCCGACGGGGTCTTCGTCGGCTCCGGAATCTTCAAGTCCGGCAACCCCGCCGAGCGGGCCGCCGCCATCGTCAGGGCCACCACCTTCCACGACGACCCCTCCGTGATCGCCGGGGTCTCGCGCGGGCTCGGCGAGGCGATGGTCGGGATCAACGTCGCCGACGTCGCCGCCCCGCACCGCCTGTCCGAGCGCGGGTGGTGA
- a CDS encoding aminotransferase class I/II-fold pyridoxal phosphate-dependent enzyme has protein sequence MSTDAEHCTGQDHASRISGGTAAEIADSVRGLVERGALVPGHPLPSVRALAEQLGINRNTAVAAYRTLARSGVVVSQGRAGTRVAQHPRVPQEGFAAAGSLRDLGTGNPDPTLIPDLRPALAAAVGRPVLYGEPVIDRDLESWARDWIAPDAPGPVDGMGLTLTSGAVDAVERLLAQALLRDDAVALEDPCFLASIHLSRLGGYRAVPVPVDAEGMTVDGLRRALDQGVRAVVSTPRAQNPTGASLTAERAAQLREVLADHPYVLVIQDDYYSYLSRRPFHSIIGPEHRRWALIRSVSKFAGPDMCLAVTASDPETAARLAMRLSPGTTWVSHLLQRLTHAVMTDAGALALIERAGAHYAERNAAFAERLSAHGLPARAGDGLSLWVGVPAPARGVAERLMRRGWLARTGDEFRLGPTDEPSHHLRLTVHDLDEQAAETLAADLAAAAREAR, from the coding sequence GTGAGCACGGATGCGGAGCACTGCACAGGGCAGGATCATGCCTCGAGGATCAGCGGCGGCACCGCCGCGGAGATCGCCGACAGCGTGCGAGGTCTCGTCGAGCGCGGCGCTCTGGTCCCGGGCCACCCCCTTCCCTCCGTGCGGGCGCTCGCGGAGCAGCTCGGCATCAACCGCAACACCGCCGTGGCCGCCTATCGCACGTTGGCCCGCTCCGGCGTCGTCGTCTCCCAGGGCCGTGCCGGCACCCGGGTCGCCCAGCATCCGCGAGTCCCCCAGGAGGGCTTCGCCGCCGCCGGCTCCCTGCGCGACCTCGGCACCGGCAACCCCGATCCCACGCTGATCCCGGACCTGCGCCCCGCGCTGGCCGCGGCCGTCGGGCGCCCCGTGCTCTATGGCGAACCGGTCATCGACCGCGACCTGGAGAGCTGGGCGCGGGACTGGATCGCGCCCGACGCACCGGGCCCGGTCGACGGCATGGGCCTGACCCTGACCAGCGGCGCCGTCGACGCGGTGGAGCGACTGCTGGCCCAGGCCCTGCTGCGCGATGACGCGGTGGCCCTCGAGGACCCGTGCTTCCTGGCCAGCATCCACCTCTCCCGGCTCGGCGGCTACCGGGCCGTCCCCGTGCCGGTGGACGCCGAGGGCATGACCGTCGACGGGCTCCGGCGCGCCCTGGACCAGGGCGTTCGCGCCGTGGTGAGCACTCCACGGGCCCAGAACCCCACCGGCGCCTCGCTCACCGCCGAGCGGGCCGCCCAGCTGCGCGAGGTCCTCGCCGACCACCCCTACGTGCTGGTGATCCAGGACGACTACTACTCCTACCTGTCCCGTCGGCCGTTCCACTCGATCATCGGCCCCGAGCATCGGCGCTGGGCGCTGATCCGTTCCGTCTCAAAGTTCGCCGGTCCCGACATGTGCCTGGCCGTGACCGCCTCCGACCCCGAGACCGCCGCCCGGCTGGCGATGCGCCTGAGCCCGGGCACCACCTGGGTGAGTCACCTGCTGCAGCGGCTCACGCACGCGGTGATGACCGATGCCGGCGCGCTCGCCCTCATCGAGCGCGCCGGTGCTCATTACGCCGAGCGCAACGCCGCCTTCGCCGAGCGCCTGAGCGCCCACGGCCTTCCGGCCCGGGCGGGCGACGGGCTGAGTCTCTGGGTGGGCGTGCCCGCCCCGGCCCGGGGCGTCGCCGAGCGCCTCATGCGCCGCGGCTGGCTGGCGCGCACCGGCGACGAGTTCCGGCTCGGGCCGACGGACGAACCGTCCCACCATCTGCGGCTGACCGTGCACGATCTGGATGAACAGGCGGCGGAGACCCTCGCCGCCGATCTCGCCGCCGCAGCGCGCGAAGCCCGCTGA
- a CDS encoding sugar O-acetyltransferase, whose protein sequence is MSSALDPADDRTQRERMLAGDWYVSDEELGAAQRRAIVLADRYHRAWLADAPEARDLLAELLGGVGAETEVRPPLSVDYGTHVVLGKRTFVNYRLTAADVATITIGDDCQIGPNVQLLTPIHPLEPGPRRDKLERAEPIIIGDNVWLGGGATVLPGVTIGENSVIGASAVVTRDVPANVVAVGNPARVIREL, encoded by the coding sequence ATGAGCAGCGCCCTGGATCCGGCCGATGATCGCACCCAGCGCGAGCGCATGCTCGCGGGCGACTGGTACGTCTCCGACGAGGAGCTCGGCGCGGCTCAGCGCCGGGCGATCGTTCTGGCCGACCGCTACCACCGGGCGTGGCTCGCCGACGCGCCCGAGGCCCGGGACCTGCTCGCCGAGCTGCTGGGAGGGGTCGGAGCGGAGACCGAGGTGCGCCCCCCGCTGTCGGTGGACTACGGCACGCACGTGGTGCTCGGAAAGCGCACCTTCGTGAACTACCGCCTCACAGCGGCCGACGTCGCGACGATCACCATCGGCGATGACTGCCAGATCGGCCCGAACGTCCAGCTGCTCACCCCGATCCATCCCCTGGAGCCCGGTCCCCGCCGCGACAAGCTGGAACGGGCCGAGCCGATCATCATCGGCGACAACGTGTGGCTGGGCGGGGGCGCGACGGTGCTGCCGGGCGTCACGATCGGTGAGAACTCGGTGATCGGGGCGTCGGCGGTCGTCACCCGGGATGTGCCGGCGAACGTGGTGGCGGTCGGGAATCCGGCGCGGGTGATCCGGGAGCTCTGA
- a CDS encoding MFS transporter, producing MSTTPDPSPFEGYRTSDPEYRRITLALFFAGIATFATLYSTQALLPELATAFDVTPGQATLSLSVATIGLGAALLVAGVLSEAYGRTRLIHLSLTASALVGLACALAPSWEVLLGLRLLQGIALAGLPAVATAYLREEIHTRVTARAAGLYIGGTALGGMTGRLVTAGIGGSLGWHWALGAIALVGLICALAVRLLLPASRNFVPVPARPRRLARMMAGALRDPALLALYAIGGCSMGAFVAAYNALSFRLVSEPFALGLGAAGLVFLVYPVGTVGSILAGRLADVHSRRLVVPVASGVLAVGLLLTIPEQLAVLVIGVAVMTGGFFAVHGVASGWVPVRAHAAGLAPGPAASLYLFAYYLGSSVFGSLAGLVWSAGRWPGVLALTLTLTAIVVVLALLLRRTRSLETGRG from the coding sequence GTGAGCACGACGCCGGACCCGAGCCCGTTCGAGGGCTACCGCACCAGCGACCCCGAGTACCGCCGCATCACGCTCGCGCTGTTCTTCGCGGGGATCGCGACCTTCGCGACCCTGTACAGCACGCAGGCCCTGCTGCCGGAGCTCGCCACCGCCTTCGACGTCACCCCCGGCCAGGCGACGCTGTCGCTGTCGGTCGCGACCATCGGCCTGGGGGCGGCCCTGCTGGTGGCGGGCGTGCTGTCCGAGGCGTACGGGCGCACCCGGCTGATCCACCTGTCCCTGACCGCCTCGGCCCTGGTCGGCCTCGCCTGCGCCCTCGCCCCGAGCTGGGAGGTGCTGCTCGGGCTGCGCCTGCTGCAGGGCATCGCCCTGGCGGGGCTGCCGGCCGTCGCGACCGCGTATCTGCGCGAGGAGATCCACACCCGGGTCACCGCACGTGCGGCCGGCCTCTACATCGGCGGCACCGCCCTCGGTGGGATGACCGGCCGCCTGGTCACGGCCGGGATCGGGGGAAGTCTGGGCTGGCACTGGGCCCTCGGTGCCATCGCCCTGGTGGGTCTGATCTGCGCCCTCGCCGTCCGTCTGCTGCTGCCGGCCTCCCGGAACTTCGTGCCCGTCCCCGCCCGGCCCCGTCGGCTCGCCCGGATGATGGCCGGTGCGCTGCGGGATCCCGCGCTGCTGGCGCTGTATGCGATCGGCGGCTGCTCCATGGGTGCCTTCGTCGCCGCCTACAACGCCCTGAGCTTCCGCCTGGTCTCCGAGCCCTTCGCGCTCGGCCTCGGCGCCGCCGGGCTGGTGTTCCTGGTCTACCCCGTCGGGACGGTCGGCTCGATCCTCGCCGGCCGACTCGCGGACGTGCACTCGCGCCGCCTGGTGGTGCCGGTCGCCAGCGGCGTGCTGGCCGTGGGGCTGCTGCTGACGATCCCCGAGCAGCTGGCCGTCCTCGTCATCGGGGTGGCCGTGATGACCGGCGGGTTCTTCGCCGTCCACGGGGTCGCCAGCGGCTGGGTGCCGGTGCGCGCCCACGCCGCGGGCCTCGCCCCCGGACCGGCCGCCTCGCTGTACCTGTTCGCCTACTACCTGGGGTCCTCGGTGTTCGGCAGTCTCGCCGGCCTGGTCTGGTCCGCCGGCAGGTGGCCCGGGGTCCTCGCGCTCACCCTGACGCTGACCGCGATCGTCGTGGTGCTGGCGCTGCTGCTGCGGCGCACCCGGTCCCTGGAGACGGGGAGGGGGTGA